A stretch of Arthrobacter sp. NEB 688 DNA encodes these proteins:
- a CDS encoding DUF4081 domain-containing GNAT family N-acetyltransferase: protein MLRTRSPVRPLSLADRDAALEVCARDLPRGVFVAARLLEGARTGSIGSVLGLREEGELRSLCWASANVVPVGTTPADQPAFAERLRRWRGRAASVFGPREEVEGLWGHLEPHWGTPRAVRAHQPLLAAHQPPSALGVALDERVRPARASEVDLVLPAAEHMFTAEIGYRPYTGSSRGYRASIAALVARGHTYVVVEDGEVVFKTDIGSIALGCAQLQGVWVAPRLRGQGHAVPMLAAVLEQVMAGQAPLVSLYVNDFNRAARATYERLGFNEVGEFSTVLL from the coding sequence GTGCTGCGCACACGTTCCCCGGTCCGGCCGCTGTCGCTCGCCGACCGCGATGCCGCCCTCGAGGTGTGCGCCCGCGACCTCCCGCGCGGCGTGTTCGTCGCCGCGCGCCTGCTCGAGGGGGCGCGGACCGGCTCCATCGGGTCCGTGCTCGGCCTGCGCGAGGAGGGCGAGCTGCGCTCCCTGTGCTGGGCCAGCGCCAACGTCGTCCCCGTCGGCACGACCCCCGCCGACCAGCCGGCCTTCGCCGAGCGCCTGCGCCGCTGGCGGGGTCGCGCGGCGTCGGTGTTCGGCCCGCGCGAGGAGGTCGAGGGGCTGTGGGGCCACCTCGAGCCGCACTGGGGCACCCCCCGGGCCGTGCGTGCCCACCAGCCGCTGCTCGCGGCGCACCAGCCGCCGTCGGCGCTCGGGGTCGCCCTCGACGAGCGGGTCCGGCCGGCCCGGGCCTCCGAGGTCGACCTGGTCCTGCCCGCCGCCGAGCACATGTTCACCGCCGAGATCGGCTACCGCCCGTACACCGGCTCCAGCCGCGGCTACCGGGCCTCCATCGCCGCGCTCGTCGCCCGCGGCCACACCTACGTCGTCGTCGAGGACGGCGAGGTGGTCTTCAAGACCGACATCGGCAGCATCGCCCTCGGCTGCGCGCAGCTCCAGGGCGTCTGGGTCGCGCCGCGGCTGCGCGGGCAGGGGCACGCCGTGCCGATGCTCGCCGCGGTGCTCGAGCAGGTGATGGCCGGGCAGGCGCCCTTGGTGTCGCTCTACGTCAACGACTTCAACCGCGCAGCCCGGGCCACCTACGAACGCCTGGGCTTTAACGAGGTCGGCGAGTTCTCCACGGTCCTGCTGTGA